The Chrysiogenia bacterium genome has a window encoding:
- the purN gene encoding phosphoribosylglycinamide formyltransferase yields MVKLRVAVLASGSGSNFQAMLDSAALTEAGAQIVCLLCNVPGARVLERAAGAKIPTEIVSHKDYAAREEFDAAVVERLRAYAPDLIALAGYMRMLSPVFLRAFPDKVINIHPALLPAFPGVHGIKDAWDYGVKVTGVSVHFVDEGMDTGPIIAQQALAIEEGESLDALEARIHKIEHTLYPRVIADFARGRIRREGRRVIVEK; encoded by the coding sequence ATGGTGAAGTTGCGCGTGGCAGTGCTGGCCTCGGGCTCGGGCTCGAACTTCCAGGCCATGCTCGACTCGGCCGCCCTCACGGAGGCCGGCGCGCAGATCGTCTGCCTGCTCTGCAACGTGCCCGGCGCGCGCGTCCTTGAACGCGCGGCCGGCGCCAAGATTCCCACCGAAATCGTCTCCCACAAGGACTACGCCGCGCGGGAGGAGTTCGACGCAGCCGTGGTGGAGCGCCTCCGGGCCTACGCCCCCGACCTCATCGCGCTGGCCGGCTACATGCGCATGCTCAGCCCGGTCTTCCTCCGCGCGTTCCCAGACAAAGTCATCAACATCCACCCTGCCCTGCTGCCGGCCTTCCCCGGCGTCCACGGGATCAAGGATGCCTGGGACTACGGCGTGAAAGTCACGGGTGTGAGCGTCCATTTCGTCGACGAGGGAATGGATACCGGGCCCATCATCGCGCAGCAGGCGCTTGCCATTGAAGAGGGCGAGAGCCTCGACGCCCTCGAAGCGCGCATTCACAAGATCGAGCACACCCTCTACCCGCGGGTCATCGCGGACTTCGCCCGCGGCAGAATCCGCCGCGAAGGACGCCGCGTAATCGTCGAGAAATAG
- a CDS encoding phosphoribosylformylglycinamidine cyclo-ligase — translation MAQAKKTTRKSPSRRPAKRLSYADAGVSIETGDAFIGKIAPLAKATRRPEVLAPLGGFGSLFAIPKGYRDPVLVSGTDGVGTKLKLAFEMNKHDTIGIDLVAMCVNDIVVQGAEPLFFLDYFSTGKLKPAIGTQVVKGIAKGCKLSGCALVGGETAEMPGMYAPGEYDLAGFSVGIAERKQLLPAKAMRAGDVVIGLASSGVHSNGFSLVRKIIETRGLSLKKPLRPGAKKTLGQYLLEPTKIYVPLALELHRKGLAKGFAHITGGGLIGNLPRVLPGSLKARVTRGAWPRSPLFEFLQEQGNVADAEMLKTFNCGVGFTIIAAEKDAPKILALCKAHKTPAWIIGDLARRKSGDEAFEITW, via the coding sequence ATGGCCCAAGCAAAAAAGACCACCCGTAAGAGTCCGTCCAGACGTCCGGCGAAACGGCTGAGTTACGCTGATGCAGGCGTCAGCATTGAGACCGGCGACGCTTTCATCGGAAAGATCGCCCCGCTGGCAAAGGCGACCCGCCGCCCCGAAGTCCTCGCGCCGCTCGGCGGCTTCGGCTCCCTCTTTGCCATTCCCAAGGGCTACCGCGATCCGGTGCTCGTCTCGGGAACCGACGGCGTGGGCACCAAGCTCAAGCTGGCCTTCGAGATGAACAAGCATGACACGATCGGCATCGATCTCGTCGCGATGTGCGTCAATGACATCGTCGTCCAGGGCGCCGAGCCCCTGTTCTTCCTCGACTACTTTTCGACTGGAAAGCTCAAACCCGCTATCGGCACGCAGGTCGTCAAGGGAATCGCCAAAGGCTGCAAGCTCTCGGGCTGCGCGCTCGTGGGCGGGGAGACCGCCGAGATGCCAGGCATGTACGCGCCGGGCGAGTACGACCTTGCCGGTTTTTCTGTCGGCATCGCCGAGCGCAAGCAACTGCTGCCCGCAAAGGCCATGCGCGCCGGCGACGTGGTCATCGGGCTTGCCAGCTCGGGCGTCCACTCCAATGGTTTCTCGCTCGTGCGCAAGATCATCGAGACGCGTGGACTCTCCCTGAAGAAACCGCTGCGCCCCGGCGCGAAGAAGACGCTGGGCCAATATCTGCTCGAACCCACAAAGATCTACGTCCCACTCGCGCTGGAGCTTCATCGCAAGGGGCTCGCCAAGGGTTTTGCCCACATCACCGGCGGCGGCCTGATCGGCAACCTCCCCCGCGTGCTGCCCGGCTCGCTCAAGGCACGCGTAACGCGCGGCGCCTGGCCGCGCAGCCCGCTCTTTGAGTTTCTCCAGGAGCAGGGCAATGTCGCGGACGCCGAGATGCTCAAAACCTTCAACTGCGGAGTTGGCTTCACCATCATCGCCGCCGAGAAGGATGCGCCGAAAATCCTTGCCCTGTGCAAGGCGCACAAGACCCCCGCCTGGATCATCGGCGACTTAGCCCGACGCAAGAGCGGGGACGAGGCATTCGAGATCACATGGTGA
- a CDS encoding CBS domain-containing protein yields the protein MIEESLEEIDESYAPDPTAPSNELEAYLKDPITTLSAVDVVTIGSGATLQEAVDLMNSKRIGALLVVDGGKITGIFTERDVLTKIVGRQLKLSEHKVGDYMTKDPETLPESAIVAFALNKMVVGGFRHVPIVDKNGKATGIVSMREIMDHLVDHFSEVILNLPPEPDLAFRGRDGG from the coding sequence ATGATCGAAGAAAGCCTTGAAGAGATCGACGAATCGTATGCGCCCGATCCAACGGCGCCCAGTAACGAACTCGAAGCCTATCTCAAAGATCCCATCACCACGCTCTCGGCCGTAGATGTCGTGACCATTGGTTCGGGTGCCACGCTGCAGGAAGCAGTGGACCTGATGAACAGCAAGCGCATCGGCGCCCTACTGGTCGTCGATGGCGGCAAGATCACCGGTATCTTTACCGAGCGCGACGTGCTCACCAAGATCGTCGGACGCCAGCTCAAGCTGAGCGAGCACAAGGTCGGTGATTACATGACGAAGGACCCCGAGACCCTGCCGGAATCGGCGATCGTGGCCTTTGCGCTCAATAAGATGGTTGTCGGCGGATTCCGTCACGTGCCCATTGTGGACAAGAACGGCAAGGCCACCGGCATTGTGAGCATGCGTGAGATCATGGACCATCTGGTGGACCACTTCTCCGAAGTCATTCTCAACCTGCCGCCCGAGCCGGACCTGGCATTCCGTGGTCGTGACGGAGGCTGA
- a CDS encoding enoyl-CoA hydratase/isomerase family protein → MSYEHLELQIEGGIALVTLNRPQALNALNKPLHEEIQKAFGELSKDESLRAVIVTGAGEKAFAAGADIEYMKGMGESEGTDWGKVGHATMNAIAACPRPTIAAVNGFALGGGLEVALACDILLASSKAKLGLPEVTLGLIPGWGGTQRLARRVGPGRAKQLVFSGNHIKADEALAIGLADAVIAPEDLMSEARKLAETIASRGPEAIRFAKQAIDTGMREGFQAGLDRELALFGKCFTTADTAEGIDAFLSKRKADFQGK, encoded by the coding sequence GTGTCCTACGAGCATCTCGAGCTGCAGATCGAGGGCGGCATTGCCCTGGTGACCCTGAACCGTCCCCAGGCGCTCAACGCGCTCAACAAGCCGCTTCACGAAGAAATCCAGAAGGCCTTCGGCGAGTTGTCGAAGGATGAATCGCTTCGCGCGGTGATCGTTACTGGCGCGGGCGAGAAAGCCTTCGCCGCCGGCGCCGACATCGAATACATGAAGGGCATGGGTGAGTCCGAAGGCACCGACTGGGGCAAGGTCGGCCATGCCACCATGAACGCCATTGCCGCCTGCCCGCGCCCGACCATTGCCGCGGTCAACGGTTTTGCCCTTGGCGGCGGCCTCGAAGTGGCGCTGGCCTGCGACATCCTGCTGGCAAGCTCCAAGGCCAAACTCGGCCTTCCCGAAGTGACCCTGGGCCTGATTCCCGGTTGGGGCGGCACGCAGCGCCTTGCCCGCCGCGTGGGCCCGGGCCGCGCCAAGCAGCTCGTTTTCTCGGGCAATCACATCAAGGCCGACGAGGCGCTGGCCATCGGTCTGGCCGACGCGGTCATCGCGCCCGAGGACCTGATGAGCGAGGCGCGCAAGCTCGCCGAAACCATCGCCTCGCGCGGGCCCGAAGCCATCCGCTTTGCCAAGCAGGCCATCGACACCGGCATGCGCGAGGGATTCCAGGCCGGGCTCGATCGCGAGCTCGCGCTGTTTGGGAAATGTTTCACCACTGCCGATACCGCCGAGGGAATCGACGCCTTCCTCTCCAAGCGCAAGGCCGATTTCCAGGGCAAGTAA